In a genomic window of Spirosoma agri:
- a CDS encoding SDR family oxidoreductase, translating to MESVLKGQIALITGASSGIGAGVAKSLAGAGATVIINYPVDATKPAAEAVLKEITDAGGQGRVAQCDVSQEDQVTSMFADVIAQYGTIDILVNNAGLQRDAKFEDLTLEQWNTVINVNLTGQFLCARAAIREFLRRGPRPEVSAATGKIICMSSVHETIPWAGHANYAASKGGVKLLMQTLAQEYGDRKIRVNSICPGAIQTSINKGAWETPQALNSLMTLIPYNRIGQPQDIGNLAVFLASDLSDYITGASIFIDGGMTVLEGFSDGG from the coding sequence ATGGAAAGCGTACTTAAAGGACAGATTGCCTTAATTACTGGTGCGAGTAGTGGCATTGGCGCGGGTGTTGCCAAATCACTGGCAGGTGCCGGCGCTACCGTTATAATCAATTATCCCGTTGACGCGACCAAGCCAGCCGCTGAGGCCGTATTGAAAGAAATTACGGATGCAGGTGGTCAGGGTCGTGTTGCGCAATGCGATGTAAGTCAGGAAGATCAGGTAACCAGCATGTTTGCCGATGTGATCGCTCAGTACGGAACCATCGATATTCTGGTCAACAATGCCGGACTCCAGCGTGATGCGAAATTTGAAGACCTGACGCTGGAGCAATGGAACACCGTGATCAATGTCAACCTAACAGGCCAGTTCCTGTGCGCCCGTGCCGCTATCCGTGAATTTCTGCGTCGGGGACCACGTCCGGAGGTGTCGGCTGCCACAGGAAAAATTATCTGCATGAGTTCTGTGCATGAAACGATTCCGTGGGCGGGCCATGCCAACTACGCGGCCTCCAAAGGAGGGGTCAAGCTGCTGATGCAGACGCTGGCCCAGGAATACGGTGATCGTAAGATTCGGGTCAACAGCATTTGTCCGGGTGCTATCCAAACCTCCATCAATAAGGGAGCCTGGGAAACACCACAAGCCCTGAACAGCCTGATGACCTTGATTCCGTACAACCGGATTGGTCAGCCGCAGGACATTGGCAATCTGGCAGTATTCCTCGCATCCGACCTGTCTGATTACATTACGGGAGCCAGTATTTTTATCGATGGCGGTATGACCGTACTGGAAGGATTTTCCGACGGGGGATAA